Proteins encoded by one window of Planktothrix tepida PCC 9214:
- a CDS encoding BON domain-containing protein: MGWFERIFGTLTGEVPSKPSNDTVQQAAANTSLPPERIGIAGEYDESGLAKRVVLAFDEDPELDDIGSLWVAQKGGTVILKGKVPSPGFLEKAVNIAQFQPGALSVDTSQVTIG; encoded by the coding sequence ATGGGATGGTTTGAACGTATTTTTGGCACCCTTACCGGTGAAGTTCCCAGTAAACCGTCTAACGATACGGTACAACAAGCCGCAGCCAATACTTCCCTTCCTCCAGAACGTATTGGAATTGCGGGAGAATATGACGAAAGCGGTCTGGCGAAACGGGTTGTCTTAGCCTTTGACGAAGATCCTGAACTCGATGATATTGGTTCCTTGTGGGTCGCTCAAAAAGGGGGAACCGTTATTCTCAAAGGAAAAGTTCCCAGCCCAGGTTTTCTGGAAAAAGCCGTCAATATTGCCCAATTCCAACCCGGAGCCCTTAGCGTCGATACCTCTCAAGTCACCATTGGCTAG
- a CDS encoding serine/threonine protein kinase — MLTAGTLLNRRFRLKRQLNENPVRQTWLADDLMLKDKAVVKLLALGGSMQWEDLKLLEREAQILKQLNHPRLVKYRDYFSLDDQNVWFALVTAYIPGSSLKEKLEGNHRFTQQQLYWIAFEVLEILNYLHQLHPPVLHRDLKPSNLIWGEDHHIYLIDLGAVQLQPRTPGSTFTVVGTFGYTPIEQFGGLAVPASDLYALGATLIHLLTGIPPAELPQENFKMKFNGDILDPAFQKWLETLIEPAVTSRFSSTQVALYALNYKPKFPSKTNSEPSIQLSQSSNEFNVNIPSQFSLQYISPLQKILGNPIQGIKRGLQFIPGAMPIKILGLSAIAALITSPLYRVIEPSIFTEINSSLIILFYLTLLGIPVTLGLLIYKAFLDYKPFEKVQLNFKNKKFNIFWYSYFPIHKQGDISQIQQINLIRTTDDKGNYYPSLEIVTQEPNIFFLSRRKTYRFGHQLPEEELNWLKQELQKWLASQSNLH, encoded by the coding sequence GGAACTCTACTTAACCGTCGGTTTCGACTCAAACGCCAACTCAATGAGAATCCTGTTCGCCAAACTTGGTTAGCAGATGACTTAATGCTGAAGGATAAAGCCGTTGTCAAATTATTGGCGTTGGGAGGTTCAATGCAATGGGAAGATTTAAAATTATTAGAACGTGAAGCCCAAATTTTAAAACAATTAAATCATCCTCGCTTAGTTAAATATCGAGATTATTTTTCCCTGGATGATCAGAATGTCTGGTTTGCTTTAGTGACCGCATATATTCCCGGTTCCTCCTTAAAAGAGAAATTAGAAGGAAATCATCGCTTTACCCAACAACAACTCTACTGGATAGCTTTTGAAGTCTTAGAAATTTTAAATTATTTACATCAACTTCATCCGCCGGTATTGCATCGAGATCTTAAACCGAGTAATTTAATTTGGGGAGAAGATCATCATATTTATTTAATTGATTTAGGCGCAGTTCAACTTCAACCTAGAACTCCAGGGTCAACCTTTACTGTTGTTGGAACCTTTGGTTATACTCCCATTGAACAATTTGGAGGTTTAGCGGTTCCTGCTTCCGATTTATATGCGCTAGGAGCCACATTAATTCATCTGTTAACCGGAATTCCTCCAGCCGAATTACCCCAAGAAAACTTTAAAATGAAGTTTAACGGGGACATCCTAGATCCCGCCTTTCAAAAGTGGTTAGAAACCTTAATAGAACCCGCAGTAACCTCTCGGTTTTCCTCAACTCAAGTGGCTTTATATGCTTTAAATTATAAACCTAAATTTCCTTCAAAAACTAACTCTGAACCTTCTATCCAGTTATCTCAATCTTCCAACGAATTTAACGTTAATATTCCCTCTCAGTTTTCCTTACAATATATTTCTCCCCTTCAGAAAATTTTAGGCAATCCGATTCAGGGCATTAAAAGAGGGTTACAATTCATTCCGGGAGCTATGCCTATTAAAATATTAGGTTTAAGCGCGATCGCTGCTTTAATCACTTCCCCCCTGTATAGAGTTATAGAACCCTCTATCTTTACAGAAATTAATTCAAGTTTAATCATTCTATTTTATTTAACATTATTGGGAATTCCTGTAACTCTAGGATTATTAATTTATAAAGCTTTTTTGGATTATAAACCTTTTGAAAAAGTTCAACTTAATTTTAAAAACAAAAAATTTAATATCTTTTGGTATTCCTATTTCCCCATTCATAAGCAAGGAGATATTTCCCAAATCCAACAAATTAATTTAATTAGAACAACCGATGATAAAGGTAATTATTATCCGAGTTTGGAAATCGTTACTCAGGAACCGAATATTTTCTTTTTATCCCGTCGCAAAACCTATCGTTTTGGACATCAATTACCCGAAGAAGAATTAAACTGGTTAAAACAAGAATTGCAAAAATGGCTTGCTTCTCAATCCAATCTCCACTAG